One region of Pseudomonas alvandae genomic DNA includes:
- a CDS encoding ABC transporter substrate-binding protein: MKSNKTLLTTLLSMGLLASAGATQAAGWCESGKPVKFAGLNWESGMLLTDVLQVVLEKGYDCKTDSLPGNSITMENALSSNDIQVFAEEWVGRSEVWNKAEKAGKVVGVGAPVVGAIEGWYVPRYVVEGDAKRKLEAKAPGLKNIADLGQYAAVFKDPEEPSKGRFYNCPAGWTCELDNSEMLKSYGLEKTYTNFRPGTGPALDAAVLSSYKRGEPILFYYWSPTPLMGQVDLVKLEEKPGVDKSVSIKVGLSKTFHDEAPELVAVLEKVNLPIDILNQNLGRMAKERIESPKLAKIFLKEHPEVWHAWVSEDAAKKIDAAL, encoded by the coding sequence ATGAAGTCGAACAAGACCCTGCTGACCACATTGCTTTCCATGGGCCTGCTGGCCAGCGCCGGCGCCACGCAAGCGGCCGGTTGGTGCGAGTCGGGTAAACCGGTGAAGTTCGCCGGCCTGAACTGGGAAAGCGGCATGCTGCTGACCGACGTCCTGCAAGTGGTGCTGGAAAAAGGCTACGACTGCAAGACCGACAGCCTGCCGGGCAACTCCATCACCATGGAGAACGCCCTGAGCAGCAACGACATCCAGGTGTTCGCCGAAGAGTGGGTCGGCCGCAGCGAAGTGTGGAACAAGGCCGAGAAGGCCGGCAAAGTGGTCGGCGTCGGTGCCCCGGTGGTGGGCGCCATCGAAGGCTGGTACGTGCCGCGCTACGTGGTTGAAGGCGACGCCAAGCGCAAGCTCGAAGCCAAGGCGCCGGGCCTGAAGAACATCGCCGACCTGGGCCAGTACGCCGCCGTGTTCAAGGACCCGGAAGAACCGTCCAAGGGCCGTTTCTACAACTGCCCGGCCGGTTGGACCTGCGAGCTGGACAACAGCGAAATGCTGAAAAGCTACGGCCTGGAAAAAACCTACACCAACTTCCGTCCAGGCACCGGCCCGGCGCTGGATGCGGCGGTGCTGTCGAGCTACAAGCGTGGCGAACCGATCCTGTTCTACTACTGGTCGCCAACGCCGCTGATGGGGCAGGTGGACCTGGTGAAATTGGAAGAGAAACCGGGCGTGGATAAAAGCGTGAGCATCAAGGTCGGCCTGTCCAAGACCTTCCACGACGAAGCCCCGGAATTGGTGGCGGTCCTGGAAAAGGTCAACCTGCCCATCGATATCCTGAACCAGAACCTCGGGCGCATGGCCAAAGAGCGGATCGAGTCGCCGAAACTGGCGAAGATCTTCCTGAAGGAACATCCTGAAGTCTGGCATGCGTGGGTCAGCGAAGACGCTGCCAAGAAAATCGACGCGGCTCTGTAG
- a CDS encoding ABC transporter permease, whose protein sequence is MFPESFTFSIADWVNGWVDALVTNYGDVFRHISDTLLWAIVNLEGLLRMAPWWLMLAIVGGVAWHATRKVVTTAVIVGLLFLVGAVGLWDKLMQTLALMLVATLISVMIGIPLGILSARSNRLRSVLMPLLDIMQTMPSFVYLIPVLMLFGLGKVPAIFATVIYAAPPLIRLTDLGIRQVDGEVMEAINAFGANRWQQLFGVQLPLALPSIMAGINQTTMMALSMVVIASMIGARGLGEDVLVGIQTLNVGRGLEAGLAIVILAVVIDRITQAYGRPRHEVSK, encoded by the coding sequence ATGTTTCCCGAAAGCTTTACCTTCTCCATCGCCGACTGGGTCAACGGTTGGGTCGACGCCCTGGTGACCAACTATGGCGACGTGTTCCGGCACATCTCCGACACGCTGCTGTGGGCCATCGTCAACCTCGAAGGCCTGCTGCGCATGGCGCCCTGGTGGCTGATGCTGGCCATTGTCGGCGGCGTTGCCTGGCACGCCACGCGCAAGGTCGTCACCACGGCGGTGATCGTCGGCCTGCTGTTCCTGGTGGGCGCGGTGGGCCTGTGGGACAAGCTCATGCAGACCCTCGCCCTGATGCTGGTGGCGACGCTGATTTCGGTGATGATCGGCATTCCGCTGGGCATCCTCTCGGCGCGCAGCAATCGCCTGCGTTCGGTGCTGATGCCGTTGCTGGACATCATGCAGACCATGCCGAGCTTCGTGTACCTGATTCCGGTGTTGATGCTGTTCGGCCTGGGCAAGGTCCCGGCGATCTTCGCCACGGTGATCTACGCCGCGCCACCGTTGATTCGCCTGACCGACCTGGGCATCCGCCAGGTGGACGGCGAAGTGATGGAAGCCATCAACGCCTTCGGCGCCAACCGCTGGCAGCAGCTGTTCGGCGTGCAACTGCCCCTGGCCCTGCCGAGCATCATGGCCGGGATCAACCAGACCACCATGATGGCCCTGTCGATGGTGGTCATTGCCTCGATGATCGGTGCCCGTGGCCTGGGTGAAGACGTGCTGGTGGGCATCCAGACCCTCAACGTCGGGCGCGGCCTGGAAGCGGGGCTGGCCATCGTGATTCTCGCCGTGGTCATCGACCGCATTACCCAGGCCTATGGTCGTCCTCGGCATGAGGTGAGCAAATGA
- a CDS encoding quaternary amine ABC transporter ATP-binding protein produces the protein MSNAAISKIEVKNVFKIFGNRSKEALELIRQNKTKDQVLAETGCVVGVNDLSLSIGTGEIFVIMGLSGSGKSTLVRHFNRLIDPTSGAILVDGEDILQLDMDALREFRRHKISMVFQSFGLLPHKSVLDNVAYGLKVRGESKQVCAERALHWINTVGLKGYENKYPHQLSGGMRQRVGLARALAADTDIILMDEAFSALDPLIRAEMQDQLLELQKTLHKTIVFITHDLDEAVRIGNRIAILKDGKLIQVGTPREILHSPADEYVDRFVQRRAAVV, from the coding sequence ATGAGCAACGCAGCCATCAGCAAGATCGAAGTCAAGAATGTCTTCAAGATTTTCGGCAACCGCTCCAAGGAGGCCCTGGAGCTGATCCGCCAGAACAAGACCAAGGACCAGGTGCTGGCCGAAACCGGCTGCGTGGTCGGCGTGAACGACCTGTCGCTGAGCATCGGTACCGGTGAGATCTTCGTGATCATGGGCTTGTCCGGCTCCGGCAAATCCACCCTGGTGCGCCACTTCAACCGGCTGATCGATCCCACCAGCGGCGCGATCCTGGTGGACGGCGAAGACATCCTGCAACTGGACATGGACGCCCTGCGCGAATTTCGCCGGCACAAGATCAGCATGGTCTTCCAGAGCTTCGGCCTGCTGCCGCACAAGAGCGTGCTGGACAACGTCGCCTACGGCTTGAAAGTGCGCGGCGAGAGCAAGCAGGTGTGCGCCGAGCGCGCACTGCACTGGATCAACACCGTCGGGCTGAAAGGCTACGAGAACAAATACCCGCACCAGCTCTCCGGCGGCATGCGCCAGCGCGTCGGCCTGGCCCGGGCCCTGGCGGCGGACACCGACATCATCCTGATGGACGAAGCCTTCAGCGCCCTCGATCCGCTGATTCGCGCGGAAATGCAGGACCAGTTACTGGAACTGCAAAAGACCCTGCACAAGACCATCGTCTTCATCACCCACGACCTCGACGAGGCCGTGCGCATCGGCAATCGCATCGCGATTCTCAAGGACGGCAAGCTGATCCAGGTCGGCACGCCGCGGGAGATCCTGCACTCGCCGGCGGATGAGTATGTCGATCGGTTTGTGCAGCGGCGGGCGGCGGTGGTTTGA
- the hutH gene encoding histidine ammonia-lyase encodes MSQAEKIIITGAPLRWQDVVAVARFGAPLELSAQVWARIDNAQAIVQRIVESGERAYGVNTGLGALCNVSLKDEQLSQLSRNTLLSHACGVGPALSDEQTRAILCAAIHNYSQGKSGIHRRVVEALLALLNRGITPQVPSQGSVGYLTHMAHIGIALLGVGQVSYRGQIIPAQQALAAEGLQLVQLGAKDGLCLVNGTPCMTGLSCLALADATRLVQWADVIGAMSFEAQRGQIAAFDAEIIALKPHPGMQQVGVNLRALLDGSEVIASSLGIRTQDALSIRSIPQVHGAARDQLEHARQQIETELNAVTDNPLLLGTPENFRVMSQANPHGQSVALAADLLAIAMAEIGSIAERRLDRLINPHVSGLPAFLVANPGVNSGMMIVQYVAASLCAENKQLAQPAVLDNFVTSGLQEDHLSMGTNAALKLHRALENCTQILAIEYLLAAQAFEFLKAQRFGAGTDIAWKLLRERVPAYDQDRWLAPDIASAAGLIRDPDVLGTVLPNLN; translated from the coding sequence ATGTCCCAGGCTGAAAAAATCATCATCACCGGCGCCCCCCTGCGCTGGCAGGACGTGGTCGCCGTCGCCCGCTTCGGCGCGCCGCTGGAACTGTCGGCCCAAGTCTGGGCGCGGATCGACAATGCCCAGGCCATCGTCCAGCGCATCGTCGAAAGCGGCGAGCGCGCCTATGGCGTCAACACCGGCCTCGGGGCATTGTGCAATGTCTCGCTCAAGGATGAACAACTCAGCCAGCTGTCGCGCAATACCTTGCTCAGCCATGCCTGTGGTGTCGGCCCGGCACTCTCCGACGAGCAGACCCGGGCAATCCTCTGCGCCGCCATCCACAACTACAGCCAAGGCAAGTCCGGCATTCATCGCCGGGTGGTCGAGGCGTTGCTGGCGCTGCTCAATCGCGGCATCACGCCGCAAGTGCCGTCCCAGGGTTCGGTGGGCTACCTGACCCACATGGCGCACATCGGCATCGCGCTGCTGGGCGTCGGCCAGGTCAGCTATCGCGGGCAAATAATCCCGGCGCAACAGGCCCTGGCCGCAGAAGGTCTGCAACTGGTGCAACTGGGGGCCAAGGACGGTTTGTGCCTGGTCAACGGCACGCCGTGCATGACCGGCCTCAGTTGCCTGGCCCTGGCCGATGCCACGCGGCTGGTGCAATGGGCGGATGTGATCGGCGCCATGAGCTTCGAAGCCCAGCGCGGGCAGATTGCCGCGTTCGATGCCGAGATCATCGCGCTCAAGCCACACCCCGGCATGCAGCAGGTTGGCGTGAATCTGCGGGCATTGCTCGATGGCAGCGAAGTCATCGCGTCGAGCCTGGGCATCCGCACCCAGGACGCCTTGAGCATCCGCTCGATTCCGCAAGTGCACGGCGCTGCTCGCGATCAACTGGAGCACGCCCGGCAACAGATTGAAACCGAGCTCAACGCCGTCACCGACAACCCGCTGCTCCTGGGGACGCCAGAGAATTTCCGGGTCATGTCCCAGGCCAATCCCCACGGCCAATCGGTGGCGTTGGCGGCGGACTTGCTGGCGATTGCCATGGCCGAGATCGGCTCCATCGCCGAGCGCCGCCTCGACCGCTTGATCAACCCGCACGTCAGCGGTTTGCCGGCATTCCTTGTCGCCAATCCTGGTGTGAATTCGGGGATGATGATCGTGCAATACGTCGCCGCGTCGCTGTGCGCGGAAAACAAGCAACTGGCGCAACCGGCGGTGCTGGATAATTTCGTCACCTCCGGCTTGCAGGAAGATCACTTGAGCATGGGCACCAACGCGGCCCTGAAGCTGCATCGGGCGCTGGAAAACTGCACGCAGATCCTCGCCATCGAATACCTGCTGGCGGCCCAGGCCTTTGAATTTCTCAAGGCCCAACGCTTCGGCGCCGGCACCGACATCGCCTGGAAACTGCTGCGCGAGCGCGTTCCGGCCTACGATCAGGACCGCTGGCTGGCGCCGGACATCGCCAGTGCCGCCGGGCTGATCAGAGACCCCGACGTGCTGGGCACCGTGTTACCGAATTTGAATTGA
- the hutH gene encoding histidine ammonia-lyase has protein sequence MTALNLIPGQLSLAQLRDIYQQPVNLSLDASASAQIEASVACVEQILAENRTAYGINTGFGLLASTRIASEDLENLQRSLVLSHAAGVGEPISDALVRLVMVLKVNSLSRGFSGIRRQVIDALIALINAEVYPHIPLKGSVGASGDLAPLAHMSLVLLGEGKARYKGEWLPAVDALKVAGLAPLTLAAKEGLALLNGTQVSTAFALRGLFEGEDLFAGALALGGLTVEAVLGSRSPFDARIHAARGQKGQIDAAAAYRDLLGERSEVSDSHQNCDKVQDPYSLRCQPQVMGACLTQFRQAAEVLVIEANAVSDNPLVFAAEGDVISGGNFHAEPVAMAADNMALAIAEIGSLSERRISLMMDKHMSQLPPFLVANGGVNSGFMIAQVTAAALASENKALSHPHSVDSLPTSANQEDHVSMAPAAGKRLWEMAENTRGILAVEWLAACQGLDLRGGLKTSAKLEQARALLRAEVPFYEKDRFFAPDINAASELLASRCLNELVAAQLLPSL, from the coding sequence ATGACTGCCTTAAACCTGATTCCTGGCCAATTGAGCCTGGCTCAATTGCGTGACATCTATCAGCAACCGGTGAACCTGAGCCTCGACGCCAGCGCGTCGGCGCAGATCGAAGCCAGTGTTGCCTGCGTGGAACAGATCCTCGCCGAGAACCGCACCGCCTATGGCATCAATACCGGTTTTGGCCTGCTGGCCTCGACCCGCATCGCCAGCGAGGACCTGGAAAACCTCCAGCGTTCCCTGGTGCTGTCCCATGCCGCCGGTGTCGGCGAGCCGATCAGCGATGCGCTGGTGCGGCTGGTCATGGTGCTCAAGGTCAACAGCCTGAGCCGCGGTTTTTCCGGCATCCGTCGGCAGGTGATCGATGCGCTGATTGCGCTGATCAATGCCGAGGTCTACCCGCACATTCCGCTCAAGGGTTCGGTCGGTGCTTCCGGTGACCTGGCGCCACTGGCGCACATGTCCCTGGTGCTGCTGGGCGAAGGCAAGGCCCGCTACAAGGGCGAATGGCTGCCGGCCGTCGACGCGCTGAAAGTGGCAGGCCTCGCGCCGCTGACCCTGGCCGCCAAGGAAGGCCTGGCGCTGCTCAATGGCACCCAGGTGTCCACCGCGTTTGCCCTGCGTGGCCTGTTCGAAGGCGAAGACCTGTTTGCCGGTGCCCTGGCCCTGGGTGGCCTCACCGTGGAAGCGGTGCTCGGTTCGCGCTCGCCGTTCGATGCGCGCATCCATGCGGCTCGCGGTCAGAAAGGTCAGATCGATGCGGCCGCGGCCTATCGCGACCTGCTGGGCGAGCGCAGCGAAGTCTCCGACTCGCACCAGAACTGCGACAAGGTCCAGGATCCGTACTCCCTGCGCTGCCAGCCGCAAGTGATGGGCGCCTGCCTGACCCAGTTCCGCCAGGCCGCCGAGGTGCTGGTGATCGAGGCCAACGCCGTGTCGGATAACCCGCTGGTGTTCGCTGCCGAGGGCGATGTGATTTCCGGCGGCAACTTCCACGCCGAGCCGGTGGCGATGGCCGCCGATAACATGGCCCTGGCGATCGCCGAGATCGGCTCCCTGAGCGAGCGGCGTATCTCGTTGATGATGGACAAGCACATGTCGCAACTGCCGCCGTTCCTGGTGGCCAATGGCGGCGTGAACTCCGGCTTCATGATCGCCCAGGTGACGGCGGCTGCGCTGGCCAGCGAAAACAAGGCTCTGTCCCATCCCCATTCGGTGGACAGCCTGCCGACTTCGGCGAACCAGGAAGATCACGTCTCCATGGCTCCGGCAGCCGGCAAGCGCCTGTGGGAAATGGCCGAGAACACCCGTGGGATCCTCGCGGTGGAATGGCTGGCGGCGTGCCAGGGGCTGGATTTGCGCGGCGGTCTGAAAACCTCCGCCAAGCTGGAGCAGGCCAGGGCGCTGCTGCGTGCAGAGGTGCCGTTCTACGAGAAGGACCGGTTCTTTGCGCCGGACATCAACGCGGCGAGTGAATTGCTGGCGAGCCGGTGCCTGAACGAGCTGGTCGCGGCGCAGTTGTTGCCGAGCCTGTAA
- the hutI gene encoding imidazolonepropionase, which yields MKTLWQNCHAATMALGVYSIIEDAAIVTQDAHIQWIGPRAELPVGDYPAVNDLKGAWVTPGLIDCHTHTVFGGNRSGEFEQRLQGVSYAEIAAAGGGIASTVRATRAASEDELFASAAKRLKSLMRDGVTTVEIKSGYGLDLASERKILRVIRRLGAELPVSIRSTCLAAHALPPEYKDRADDYVEHICTEMLPALAAEGLVDAVDAFCEYLAFSPEQVERVFITAQQLGLPVKLHAEQLSSLHGSSLAARYQALSADHLEFMTEEDAKAMAASGTVAVLLPGAFYFLRETQMPPMDALRQHGVKIAVASDLNPGTSPALSLRLMLNMACTCFRMTPEEALAGATIHAAQALGMARTHGSLEAGKVADFVAWHIDRPADLSYWLGGDLEKRVVRHGVEID from the coding sequence ATGAAAACCCTCTGGCAAAACTGCCACGCCGCCACCATGGCCCTGGGCGTCTACTCGATCATCGAAGACGCCGCCATCGTCACCCAGGACGCGCACATTCAATGGATCGGCCCCCGCGCCGAATTACCGGTGGGCGACTATCCGGCGGTCAACGACCTCAAGGGTGCCTGGGTCACACCAGGGCTGATCGACTGCCACACCCACACGGTGTTTGGCGGCAACCGCAGCGGTGAGTTCGAACAGCGCCTGCAAGGCGTCAGCTACGCCGAAATCGCCGCGGCCGGCGGCGGCATCGCCAGCACCGTGCGCGCCACTCGGGCCGCCAGCGAGGACGAGCTGTTCGCCAGCGCCGCCAAGCGCCTGAAAAGCCTGATGCGCGACGGCGTGACCACGGTGGAAATAAAATCCGGCTACGGCCTGGACCTGGCCAGCGAGCGCAAGATCCTGCGCGTCATCCGCCGTCTCGGCGCCGAGTTGCCGGTCAGCATACGCAGCACGTGCCTGGCGGCCCACGCCTTGCCACCGGAATACAAGGATCGCGCCGACGACTACGTCGAACATATCTGCACCGAAATGCTTCCCGCCTTGGCGGCCGAAGGCTTGGTAGACGCCGTTGACGCTTTTTGTGAGTACCTGGCGTTTTCCCCAGAGCAGGTCGAGCGGGTGTTTATCACCGCGCAACAGCTCGGCTTGCCGGTAAAGCTGCACGCCGAACAGCTGTCGTCGCTGCACGGCTCCAGCCTGGCGGCGCGCTACCAGGCGCTGTCGGCCGATCATCTGGAGTTCATGACCGAAGAAGACGCCAAGGCCATGGCCGCGTCCGGCACCGTGGCGGTGCTCCTGCCAGGAGCGTTTTATTTCCTGCGTGAAACCCAGATGCCGCCCATGGATGCGCTGCGCCAGCACGGCGTGAAAATCGCCGTGGCCAGCGACCTCAACCCCGGCACTTCGCCGGCGTTGTCGTTGCGCTTGATGCTGAACATGGCCTGCACCTGTTTCCGCATGACGCCGGAAGAAGCGTTGGCAGGGGCGACGATTCATGCCGCCCAAGCCCTGGGCATGGCCCGAACCCACGGTTCGCTGGAAGCCGGCAAGGTCGCGGATTTTGTCGCCTGGCACATCGATCGCCCGGCCGACCTGTCTTATTGGCTCGGTGGCGATCTGGAAAAACGCGTCGTGCGTCACGGCGTGGAAATCGATTGA
- the hutG gene encoding N-formylglutamate deformylase → MEKVLNFKQGRVPLLISMPHAGLRLTPAVQAGLIPEAQSLPDTDWHIPRLYEFADELGASTLAAEYSRFVVDLNRPSDDKPMYVGATTGLYPATLFDGVPLFREGLEPSVEERATYLQQVWMPYHQALQQELARLKAEFGYALLFDAHSIRSVIPHLFDGKLPDFNLGTFNGASCDPTLASQLEAICARHDQFTHVLNGRFKGGHITRHYGNPEQDIHAVQLELCQSTYMEEFEPFNYRPDLAAPTQVVLRELLEGFVAWGQKTYKK, encoded by the coding sequence GTGGAGAAGGTCCTGAATTTCAAGCAAGGGCGCGTGCCGCTGTTGATCAGCATGCCCCACGCCGGCCTGCGCCTGACCCCGGCGGTACAGGCCGGGTTGATCCCCGAGGCCCAGAGCCTGCCGGACACCGACTGGCACATCCCACGGCTCTACGAATTCGCCGATGAGCTGGGCGCCAGCACCCTGGCCGCCGAATACTCGCGGTTCGTCGTCGACCTGAACCGCCCCTCCGATGACAAGCCGATGTACGTCGGCGCCACCACCGGTTTGTACCCGGCGACCCTGTTCGATGGCGTGCCGTTGTTTCGCGAAGGGCTGGAGCCATCGGTAGAGGAGCGGGCGACGTATCTGCAACAGGTCTGGATGCCGTACCACCAAGCGCTGCAACAGGAGCTGGCGCGGCTCAAGGCTGAGTTTGGCTACGCCTTGCTGTTCGATGCCCACTCGATCCGTTCGGTGATCCCGCACCTGTTCGACGGCAAGTTGCCGGATTTCAACCTGGGCACGTTCAACGGCGCCAGTTGCGACCCGACCCTGGCCAGCCAGCTCGAAGCCATCTGCGCCCGTCACGATCAGTTCACCCACGTGCTCAACGGTCGTTTCAAGGGCGGACACATCACCCGGCACTACGGCAACCCGGAGCAGGACATTCACGCGGTGCAATTGGAATTGTGCCAGAGCACCTACATGGAAGAGTTCGAGCCGTTCAACTACCGCCCGGACCTGGCGGCGCCGACCCAGGTGGTGCTCAGGGAATTGCTAGAAGGCTTCGTGGCGTGGGGGCAGAAGACTTACAAAAAATAA
- a CDS encoding choline ABC transporter substrate-binding protein, with protein sequence MKRLSKRCLSFLCGTVLLSSGAMAAEPASCQVVRMGVVNWTDVIATSGMADVLLSGLGYESKQTSAVQQIIFAGIRDKRLDIFLGYWKPAMDKNIAPFLAANQVKVLGQPSLADAQATLAVPDYAAAAGLKTFGDIARFKDQLGGKIYGIEPGSGANTTIKSMIETNHFGLKDFKLIESGEAGMLAAVQRAVNRKEFVVFVGWTPHPMNINMKMTYLTGSEDVYGPNEGAATVSTVTAPDYAQRCPNVQRLLENLTFTAAQESQLMVPIMERKTPQDVARQWLREHPEDLQRWLAGVTSFDGKDGIAAVQASLKN encoded by the coding sequence ATGAAAAGACTGTCCAAACGCTGTCTGTCGTTCCTCTGCGGTACCGTTCTACTAAGCTCCGGCGCGATGGCCGCCGAGCCTGCGTCTTGCCAGGTCGTGCGCATGGGCGTGGTCAACTGGACCGACGTGATCGCCACCAGCGGCATGGCCGATGTGTTGCTCTCCGGGCTGGGCTACGAAAGCAAGCAGACCAGCGCCGTGCAACAGATCATCTTCGCCGGCATTCGCGACAAGCGGCTCGATATCTTCCTGGGCTACTGGAAGCCGGCAATGGACAAGAACATCGCCCCGTTCCTGGCGGCCAACCAGGTGAAGGTGCTGGGCCAGCCAAGCCTGGCCGATGCCCAGGCCACCCTGGCCGTTCCAGACTACGCGGCGGCGGCGGGGCTCAAGACTTTCGGCGATATCGCCCGATTCAAGGACCAGCTCGGTGGCAAGATCTACGGGATCGAGCCGGGCAGTGGCGCCAACACCACCATCAAGTCGATGATCGAGACCAATCACTTTGGCCTCAAGGATTTCAAGCTGATCGAATCCGGCGAGGCTGGAATGCTGGCGGCGGTGCAGCGGGCGGTGAACCGCAAGGAGTTCGTGGTCTTCGTCGGGTGGACCCCGCACCCGATGAATATCAACATGAAAATGACGTACCTGACGGGCAGTGAAGACGTTTATGGCCCGAACGAAGGCGCCGCGACCGTATCCACCGTGACCGCGCCGGACTACGCCCAGCGCTGCCCCAACGTTCAGCGGTTGCTGGAAAATCTCACGTTCACCGCCGCCCAGGAAAGCCAGTTGATGGTGCCGATCATGGAGCGCAAGACACCCCAGGATGTCGCCCGGCAATGGCTGCGCGAACATCCCGAGGATCTGCAGCGCTGGCTGGCCGGCGTGACCAGCTTCGATGGCAAGGATGGCATCGCGGCGGTGCAGGCAAGCCTCAAGAACTGA
- a CDS encoding alpha/beta hydrolase, translated as MAYPLSQAMSAFIDKTLSFSAPDDSLAGSREAYRQMCRAFTPPRPATLAVEDLHLAGVAVRAYHPRTAPPLAGWPCILYLHGGGWVVGDLDSHDFICTELADTLGMLVVAVDYRLAPEHPFPAGFEDCLAVWRHLTDLPFAIDPRRRAVTGDSAGGNLAAALCLALRDAGQPQPRAQVLIYPALGGPAHLPSRDECSDAPLLSSSDLQHYDALYLQGADPTPYAAPLLADDLKGLAPAFVAVAQWDPLRDDGVLYSERLNAAGEACVLYRGEGLVHGCLRARGQVPEVDKMYRTLLAYLADTL; from the coding sequence ATGGCCTACCCACTCTCCCAGGCAATGTCAGCCTTCATCGACAAAACCCTGAGCTTCAGCGCCCCGGACGACAGCCTCGCCGGTTCTCGCGAGGCCTACCGCCAGATGTGCCGGGCGTTCACCCCGCCGCGCCCGGCAACGCTGGCGGTCGAGGACCTGCATTTGGCTGGCGTGGCTGTCCGCGCCTACCACCCACGCACCGCGCCGCCGCTGGCCGGTTGGCCGTGCATCCTTTACCTGCACGGTGGTGGTTGGGTGGTGGGTGACCTGGATTCCCATGATTTCATCTGCACGGAACTGGCCGATACCCTCGGCATGCTGGTCGTGGCGGTGGACTATCGCCTCGCCCCGGAACATCCCTTTCCGGCTGGTTTCGAAGACTGCCTCGCGGTGTGGCGTCACCTGACGGACCTGCCGTTTGCCATTGACCCGCGTCGCCGCGCGGTGACTGGCGACAGTGCCGGCGGCAACCTCGCCGCCGCGTTGTGCCTGGCCCTGCGCGACGCAGGCCAGCCCCAGCCCAGGGCCCAGGTGCTGATTTATCCGGCACTTGGCGGCCCCGCGCATTTGCCGTCGCGCGACGAGTGTTCCGACGCACCGCTCTTGAGCAGCAGTGACCTGCAACACTATGACGCTTTGTACCTGCAGGGTGCCGACCCCACGCCCTACGCCGCACCGTTGCTTGCCGATGATCTGAAGGGCTTGGCACCCGCCTTCGTCGCCGTCGCCCAATGGGATCCGCTGCGTGATGACGGTGTCCTTTATAGCGAGCGGCTGAACGCCGCAGGAGAGGCTTGCGTGTTGTACCGGGGCGAAGGCCTGGTCCACGGTTGCCTGCGCGCTCGGGGCCAGGTACCGGAGGTGGATAAGATGTATCGCACGCTGCTCGCCTACCTGGCTGACACGCTTTGA
- the pip gene encoding prolyl aminopeptidase gives MQTLYPQIKPHARHDLAVDDTHTLYVDESGSPEGLPVVFIHGGPGAGCDAQSRRYFDPNLYRIVTFDQRGCGRSTPHASLENNTTWDLVEDLERIRKHLGIEKWVLFGGSWGSTLALAYAQTHPERVHGLILRGIFLCRPQEIEWFYQAGASRLFPDYWQDYIAPIPLDERDNLLGAFHKRLTGNDQIAQMHAAKAWSTWEGRTATLRPNPLVVDRFSEPQRALSIARIECHYFTNNAFLEPNQLIRDMGKIAHLPGVIVHGRYDVICPLDNAWELHQNWPNSELQVIRDAGHAASEPGITDALVRAAAQMARRLLDLPPEEA, from the coding sequence ATGCAGACTTTGTACCCGCAGATCAAACCCCATGCCCGGCACGATCTGGCTGTCGATGACACCCACACGCTCTATGTCGATGAAAGCGGCTCGCCGGAAGGCCTGCCAGTCGTGTTCATTCACGGCGGCCCGGGGGCGGGTTGCGATGCACAAAGCCGTCGCTACTTCGATCCGAACCTGTACCGCATCGTCACCTTCGACCAGCGCGGCTGCGGTCGTTCCACGCCTCACGCCAGCCTGGAAAACAACACCACCTGGGATCTGGTCGAAGACCTGGAGCGCATCCGCAAGCACCTGGGCATCGAAAAATGGGTGCTGTTCGGCGGTTCCTGGGGCTCGACCCTGGCCCTGGCCTACGCCCAGACCCATCCGGAGCGGGTACATGGCTTGATCCTGCGTGGGATATTTCTCTGCCGTCCGCAGGAAATCGAGTGGTTCTACCAGGCTGGCGCCAGTCGCCTGTTCCCTGACTACTGGCAGGACTACATTGCGCCGATCCCGTTGGACGAGCGCGACAACTTGCTCGGCGCTTTCCACAAGCGCCTGACCGGTAACGACCAGATTGCCCAGATGCACGCGGCCAAGGCCTGGTCGACCTGGGAGGGCCGTACCGCGACCCTGCGGCCGAACCCGCTGGTGGTCGATCGCTTCTCCGAGCCGCAGCGCGCGCTGTCGATCGCCCGGATCGAATGCCACTACTTCACCAATAACGCTTTCCTCGAGCCCAACCAACTGATTCGCGACATGGGCAAGATCGCCCACTTGCCGGGCGTCATCGTGCACGGCCGCTACGACGTGATCTGCCCGCTGGACAACGCCTGGGAGCTGCACCAGAACTGGCCCAACAGCGAATTGCAGGTCATCCGCGACGCCGGCCACGCCGCCTCGGAGCCCGGAATCACCGATGCACTGGTGCGCGCCGCCGCACAAATGGCCCGTCGCCTGCTTGACCTGCCGCCCGAAGAAGCATGA